Proteins from a genomic interval of Spiroplasma diminutum CUAS-1:
- the rpoE gene encoding DNA-directed RNA polymerase subunit delta, which produces MSKLSPINLAYNYLNDCKDNVSFEDIWNTISKEINGDNDFKNEIIAELYSDLVLDNRFALTSDGKWGLRDYLKFDDVKKQYEYVDKFETTEEFEDIDSIMDSDLYNDDTGEHVGKIKKLLDHNNNDSLDETLDDIDEDDDEDDIDEDDDIDEDEY; this is translated from the coding sequence ATGAGTAAATTATCACCGATTAATTTAGCTTACAATTATTTAAATGATTGTAAAGATAATGTGTCTTTTGAAGATATTTGAAATACAATATCTAAAGAAATAAACGGAGACAATGATTTCAAAAATGAAATTATAGCTGAACTTTATAGCGATTTGGTTCTTGATAATAGATTTGCATTAACATCTGATGGTAAATGAGGTTTAAGAGATTATCTTAAATTTGATGATGTTAAAAAACAATATGAGTATGTTGATAAGTTTGAAACAACAGAAGAATTTGAAGACATTGATTCAATAATGGACTCAGATCTTTATAACGATGATACAGGTGAGCATGTTGGTAAAATAAAAAAATTATTAGACCATAATAATAATGATTCATTAGACGAAACCTTAGATGATATTGATGAAGATGATGATGAGGATGATATTGATGAAGATGATGATATTGATGAAGATGAATATTAA
- a CDS encoding CTP synthase yields MAKHIFITGGVVSGLGKGITGSSLGVLLKNSGLKIFMQKFDPYLNIDPGTINPIEHGEVYVTDDGGETDLDLGHYERFIDVNLSKISSTSAGKIYYEALEKERNGKFGGKTVQVIPHITNEIKQRIYKAELESKADVVITEIGGTVGDIESQPFLEALRQVRMEQGKDNVMFIHVALLPYLKVSAEFKTKPIQHSVKELLSLGIQPDVIVARSETEFEKRLKDKISLLCSIPEENVISCPDSDSIYKVPLVLESGNLHKITARQLKLDLQETNLNDWKKLVNNIENSKEILEVHIVGKYVELSDAYLSVMESLKFAGYEINKKIKINWINARKLNKNNVKEQLANAKGILVPGGFGEEGVEGKILAAQYARENNIAYLGICLGMQVACIEFARNVLNLEDANTTELDPNTKNPIIDILHGKNRENIGGTLRLGRYITSIKENTLASELYKGKEAIERHRHRYEFNNDFRKQFEENGIIFSGLYLEKDLVEIIEYSKNDFFIAAQYHPEFTSRPNKPNPLFMGFINHINKK; encoded by the coding sequence ATGGCAAAACATATATTTATTACAGGAGGAGTAGTATCTGGTTTAGGAAAAGGTATTACAGGAAGTTCTTTAGGGGTTCTTTTAAAAAATAGTGGATTAAAAATATTTATGCAAAAATTTGATCCATATTTAAATATTGATCCAGGAACTATTAATCCAATAGAACATGGAGAAGTCTATGTTACAGATGATGGTGGCGAAACAGATTTAGATTTGGGTCATTATGAAAGATTTATTGATGTAAACTTATCAAAAATCTCTTCTACATCTGCTGGAAAAATTTATTATGAAGCACTTGAAAAAGAAAGAAATGGTAAATTTGGTGGTAAAACTGTTCAAGTAATTCCACATATTACAAATGAAATTAAACAAAGAATTTATAAAGCTGAACTTGAAAGTAAAGCTGATGTTGTAATTACAGAAATTGGTGGGACTGTTGGAGATATTGAATCTCAACCATTTTTAGAAGCGTTAAGACAGGTAAGAATGGAGCAAGGAAAAGATAATGTAATGTTTATTCATGTTGCTCTATTACCATATCTTAAAGTTTCAGCAGAGTTTAAAACTAAACCTATCCAACATTCTGTGAAAGAATTATTAAGTTTAGGAATACAGCCAGATGTTATTGTTGCGAGAAGTGAAACAGAATTTGAGAAAAGACTAAAGGATAAAATTTCATTGCTATGTAGTATTCCAGAAGAAAACGTGATTTCTTGTCCCGATAGTGATTCTATTTACAAAGTACCATTAGTTTTGGAAAGCGGAAATTTACATAAAATTACAGCAAGACAATTAAAATTGGACCTACAAGAAACAAATCTAAATGATTGAAAAAAACTTGTTAATAATATTGAAAACTCAAAAGAAATTTTAGAAGTACATATAGTTGGAAAATATGTAGAATTAAGTGATGCTTATTTATCGGTTATGGAATCTTTAAAATTTGCAGGGTATGAAATTAATAAAAAAATAAAAATTAATTGAATTAATGCTAGAAAACTTAATAAAAATAATGTTAAAGAGCAATTAGCAAATGCAAAAGGAATTTTAGTTCCTGGTGGATTTGGTGAAGAGGGAGTAGAAGGTAAAATACTTGCTGCACAGTATGCTAGAGAAAATAATATTGCATATTTAGGAATATGCTTAGGAATGCAAGTTGCTTGCATTGAATTTGCAAGAAATGTTTTAAACTTAGAAGATGCAAATACAACTGAATTAGATCCAAATACTAAAAATCCAATTATTGATATTCTTCATGGTAAAAATAGAGAAAATATTGGAGGAACATTAAGATTGGGAAGATATATAACTTCAATTAAAGAAAATACTTTGGCCTCTGAATTATATAAAGGTAAGGAAGCAATTGAAAGACATAGACATAGATATGAATTTAATAATGATTTTAGAAAACAATTTGAAGAAAATGGAATCATTTTTTCAGGACTGTATTTAGAAAAAGATCTTGTTGAAATAATTGAATATTCAAAAAATGATTTCTTCATTGCAGCTCAATATCATCCTGAATTTACTTCAAGACCAAATAAGCCAAATCCATTATTTATGGGCTTTATAAATCATATAAACAAAAAATAA
- a CDS encoding HD domain-containing protein, whose amino-acid sequence MEKFIRDNVHGEIYFEDKLFTELIDTNEFQRLRRIIQLGGGQFVFPSANHTRFSHCIGVYHVICKFLENDAINEHINEKDKKVLKVAGLLHDIGHGAFSHTFELISTRSHEEYTVDIIKGNSQINKVLINNGVDPDEVVSVIEGKHQNKVVNSLVSSQLDADRLDYLQRDSKGAGVNYSKPDIDWIIRNAKIHDNKLVFSNKTLNAIENFLLGRYHMFKQVYEHKISTAFDNTFKMWFKRFKYLYLNNYRFKHSKPVNLFEEIFHEKPMPLEKYVYLDDYTMFELFKLLKEENDEILSDLSNRLQNRKFLKASSDITEEEFNNMKSNFKGDVNYYFDIITVKDIFIYKDSSEKKDENIYILKDNNLSNLKDLSEIINTDWKNNIKKIYIFPKYNVE is encoded by the coding sequence ATGGAAAAATTTATAAGAGATAATGTTCATGGAGAGATTTATTTTGAAGATAAACTTTTTACAGAATTAATTGATACAAATGAATTTCAAAGACTTAGAAGAATAATTCAATTAGGTGGAGGACAATTTGTATTTCCAAGTGCAAATCATACAAGATTCTCACACTGTATTGGTGTATATCACGTGATATGCAAATTTTTAGAAAATGATGCTATAAATGAGCATATTAATGAAAAAGATAAAAAAGTATTAAAAGTAGCAGGTTTATTACATGATATAGGTCATGGGGCTTTTTCACATACGTTTGAATTAATTTCAACAAGATCTCATGAAGAATATACAGTTGATATAATAAAAGGTAATTCACAAATTAATAAGGTTCTTATTAATAATGGAGTTGATCCTGATGAGGTTGTTTCTGTTATTGAAGGTAAGCATCAAAATAAAGTTGTTAATTCACTTGTTTCAAGTCAATTAGATGCAGATAGATTAGACTACTTACAAAGAGATTCAAAAGGAGCTGGTGTAAATTATTCAAAACCAGATATTGATTGAATTATAAGAAATGCAAAAATTCATGATAATAAGCTTGTATTCTCAAATAAAACATTAAATGCAATAGAAAATTTTTTGTTAGGAAGATATCATATGTTTAAACAAGTTTATGAACATAAAATTTCTACTGCTTTTGATAATACATTTAAAATGTGATTCAAAAGATTTAAATATTTATACTTAAATAACTATAGATTTAAACATTCTAAACCAGTAAATTTATTTGAAGAAATATTTCATGAAAAACCAATGCCTTTGGAAAAATATGTATATTTAGATGATTATACAATGTTTGAATTATTCAAGCTTTTAAAAGAGGAAAATGATGAAATATTAAGTGATTTGTCGAATAGACTTCAAAATAGAAAATTTTTAAAAGCTTCATCAGATATAACTGAAGAAGAATTTAATAATATGAAATCTAATTTTAAAGGAGATGTAAATTATTATTTTGATATTATAACTGTCAAAGATATATTCATTTACAAAGACAGTTCTGAAAAGAAAGACGAAAATATATATATTTTAAAGGATAATAACTTAAGTAATTTAAAAGATCTTTCAGAAATAATTAATACAGATTGGAAGAATAATATAAAAAAAATTTATATTTTTCCAAAGTATAATGTAGAATAG
- a CDS encoding ParB/RepB/Spo0J family partition protein — MAKTKGKYNFKGLDDIFGESVSDIIGVIENDKEKADSNKTMVDVNSLIANPYQPRKTFEDDELKELAESIKIHGIIQPVIINTKNEIVAGERRTRAAKLAGLKEIPAIVLKLDSNQMEEFAIIENIQRVDLLDIEEAVAYKKLSANLKLKQEEIASRVGKSRSHIANIMRLLNLPQIVQDAMLQRKITMGQAKPLLSITNNEDLLNSIFKQILEKDLTAREVEQLIKNSNSSKTTGQESFVKKPAVVYMENKMMRRLGTKVSIDNGKLTIRYSDDDDLNRVLELLGLTDDD, encoded by the coding sequence ATGGCCAAAACTAAAGGAAAATATAATTTTAAAGGATTAGATGATATTTTTGGAGAATCCGTATCTGATATAATTGGTGTTATTGAAAATGATAAAGAAAAAGCAGATAGTAATAAAACTATGGTTGATGTTAACTCATTAATTGCCAATCCATATCAACCAAGAAAAACTTTTGAAGATGATGAATTAAAAGAACTTGCTGAATCAATCAAAATTCATGGAATAATTCAGCCAGTAATTATTAATACTAAAAATGAAATTGTTGCAGGTGAAAGAAGAACTAGGGCTGCGAAATTAGCAGGTTTAAAAGAAATACCAGCAATTGTTTTGAAATTAGATTCAAATCAAATGGAAGAATTTGCTATTATTGAAAATATTCAAAGAGTAGATTTGTTAGATATAGAAGAAGCTGTTGCTTATAAAAAGCTTTCAGCAAACTTAAAATTAAAACAAGAAGAAATTGCATCAAGAGTTGGTAAATCTAGATCTCATATTGCAAATATAATGAGACTTTTGAATTTACCTCAAATAGTGCAAGACGCAATGTTACAAAGAAAAATTACAATGGGTCAAGCAAAACCGTTATTATCAATTACAAATAATGAAGATCTTCTAAATTCAATATTCAAACAAATTCTTGAAAAAGATCTTACAGCAAGAGAAGTTGAACAATTAATAAAAAATAGTAATTCTTCAAAAACTACTGGACAAGAGAGTTTTGTAAAAAAACCAGCAGTAGTTTATATGGAAAATAAAATGATGAGAAGACTTGGAACAAAAGTTTCAATTGATAATGGTAAATTAACAATTAGATATTCTGATGATGATGATTTAAATAGAGTTTTAGAATTATTAGGATTAACTGATGACGATTAA
- the ispF gene encoding 2-C-methyl-D-erythritol 2,4-cyclodiphosphate synthase yields the protein MQYRVGFSKDTHNLIDGHNIKLGGIEIPSNKSVEAYSDGDILYHSLAEALFGSLGLEDLGQNYNSKNMTEGFDSFIIIFDALNHLNKKNYKISNVDILIELDSPKLGQYKNEIKQKLAKELTISLDQISVKATTTEGNFENIITCYCNLIIYKSEEK from the coding sequence ATGCAATATAGAGTTGGTTTTTCAAAAGATACTCATAATCTAATTGATGGGCATAATATAAAACTTGGTGGAATTGAAATACCCTCTAATAAATCTGTGGAAGCTTACAGTGATGGGGATATTCTATATCATTCATTGGCCGAAGCATTATTTGGTTCTTTAGGTTTAGAAGATTTAGGTCAAAACTACAATTCAAAAAACATGACTGAAGGTTTTGATTCGTTTATAATTATTTTTGATGCTTTGAATCATCTAAATAAAAAAAATTATAAAATATCAAATGTAGATATTCTTATTGAACTTGATTCACCAAAATTAGGTCAATATAAAAATGAAATAAAACAAAAACTAGCAAAAGAATTAACAATCTCATTAGATCAAATTTCTGTAAAGGCAACAACAACAGAAGGTAATTTTGAGAATATAATTACTTGTTATTGTAATTTAATAATTTATAAAAGTGAGGAAAAATAA
- the gltX gene encoding glutamate--tRNA ligase produces MKKFRLRYAPSPTGFLHIGNTRTALMNYLFAKHYNGDFILRIEDTDLERNVEGAIESQFDNMEWLGINPDESFKNPKDEECKYMQSEKFDIYKDYAHTLIEQGKAYKCYCSPEELEQEREEQIARGIIAPQYSRKCYLNKVEDNAKPYNIRFLVPENKIYKIIDIVRGHVEFNSKEIGDFVILKSNGIATYNFAVVIDDFDMKITHVVRGEEHISNTPRQCMIYEAFGWEEPTFCHLTLIVDETKKKLSKRSGNAMFFISQYRDQGYLPEAIFNYISLLGWSPNSEQEIFSKEEFVKMFDETRFSKSPSTFDMIKMKWINSQWIKKMNDKDYIDFIINFIDKNRFDISNKESSWIESVLILFKKELEFGIQINDHLDIFFNKDIDDKSKEVLNDFGNLNEMAKYLKVEIENIKDFSEINIKELIKKVGVEFNKKGRELFMPVRIYTTLSEHGPELAKTISLIGKEKVLANISSFQ; encoded by the coding sequence ATGAAAAAATTTAGATTAAGATATGCACCGTCACCAACAGGTTTCTTACATATTGGAAATACAAGAACAGCATTAATGAATTATTTATTTGCAAAACATTATAATGGTGACTTTATCTTAAGAATTGAGGATACAGATTTAGAAAGAAATGTTGAAGGAGCTATAGAATCTCAATTTGATAATATGGAATGATTGGGTATTAACCCTGATGAATCTTTTAAAAACCCTAAAGATGAAGAATGTAAATATATGCAATCTGAAAAATTTGATATATATAAAGATTATGCTCATACCTTGATTGAGCAAGGCAAAGCATATAAATGTTATTGTTCTCCAGAAGAATTAGAACAAGAAAGAGAAGAACAAATTGCAAGAGGAATTATTGCTCCACAATATAGCAGAAAATGTTATTTAAATAAAGTAGAAGATAATGCAAAACCTTACAATATAAGATTTCTAGTTCCTGAAAATAAAATATATAAAATTATTGATATAGTTCGTGGTCATGTTGAATTTAATTCCAAAGAGATTGGAGATTTTGTAATTTTAAAATCAAATGGAATTGCAACATATAATTTTGCAGTTGTAATTGATGATTTTGATATGAAAATAACTCATGTTGTTCGCGGAGAAGAGCACATATCTAATACTCCAAGACAATGCATGATTTATGAAGCTTTTGGTTGGGAAGAGCCAACATTTTGTCATTTAACTTTAATAGTTGATGAAACAAAGAAAAAATTATCAAAAAGAAGTGGAAATGCAATGTTTTTTATTTCTCAGTATAGAGATCAAGGTTATTTACCAGAAGCAATATTTAATTATATTTCACTTTTAGGTTGAAGTCCAAATAGTGAACAAGAAATTTTTTCAAAGGAAGAATTTGTAAAAATGTTTGATGAAACTAGATTTTCTAAATCTCCAAGTACTTTTGATATGATTAAAATGAAATGAATTAATAGTCAGTGAATTAAAAAAATGAATGATAAAGATTATATAGATTTTATAATTAATTTTATTGATAAAAATAGATTTGATATATCTAATAAAGAATCAAGTTGAATAGAATCTGTATTAATACTATTTAAAAAGGAACTTGAATTTGGTATTCAAATTAATGATCATTTGGATATTTTCTTTAATAAGGATATTGATGATAAATCAAAAGAAGTGTTAAATGATTTTGGCAATTTAAATGAAATGGCAAAATACTTAAAAGTTGAAATAGAAAATATAAAAGATTTTTCAGAAATAAATATAAAAGAATTAATAAAAAAAGTAGGAGTAGAATTTAATAAAAAGGGAAGAGAATTATTTATGCCAGTAAGAATTTATACTACATTAAGTGAACATGGTCCTGAATTGGCAAAAACCATTTCTTTAATTGGTAAAGAAAAAGTATTAGCAAACATTAGTAGTTTTCAATAA
- the rsmG gene encoding 16S rRNA (guanine(527)-N(7))-methyltransferase RsmG, with product MLWNRFDELDIKITEAQKEKLIMYKNILQKENKIHNLTTIITDQDILDKHFYDSLIFSNHFDPSNLKILDIGTGAGFPGVVIKIIYPTSKIYLVESNGKKINFLNKVIRELELEDIYTLNVRAEEYTLENREKFDVVISRAMAPLNILLEVGAQGLKINGSFICLKSKNVINEMNDLNGQETKIGLMFDFKQELNDEVLGERNNLFYKKVKQTPLEFPRQYSQIRKRPLGK from the coding sequence ATGTTATGAAATAGATTTGATGAGCTAGATATTAAGATTACAGAAGCTCAAAAAGAAAAATTAATTATGTATAAAAATATTCTTCAGAAGGAAAATAAAATACATAACTTAACAACTATAATAACAGATCAAGATATTTTAGATAAGCATTTTTATGATTCACTAATTTTTTCAAATCATTTTGATCCAAGTAATTTAAAAATTTTAGATATTGGAACAGGAGCTGGATTTCCAGGTGTTGTTATAAAAATTATTTATCCAACTTCAAAAATTTATTTAGTTGAGTCAAATGGAAAGAAAATAAATTTTTTAAATAAAGTAATTAGGGAATTAGAATTGGAAGATATATATACTTTAAATGTTAGAGCAGAGGAATATACTTTAGAGAATAGAGAAAAATTCGATGTAGTAATTTCGAGAGCAATGGCTCCATTAAATATTCTTTTAGAAGTAGGAGCTCAAGGTTTAAAAATAAATGGTTCATTTATTTGTTTAAAATCAAAAAATGTAATTAATGAAATGAACGATCTTAATGGTCAAGAAACTAAAATAGGACTAATGTTTGATTTTAAACAAGAATTAAATGATGAAGTTCTAGGAGAAAGAAATAATTTATTTTACAAAAAAGTTAAACAAACTCCCTTGGAATTTCCAAGGCAGTATAGTCAAATAAGAAAAAGACCATTAGGAAAATAA
- the ychF gene encoding redox-regulated ATPase YchF, translating into MGLQVGIVGLPNVGKSTLFNAITNSKVEAANYPFATIEPNVGVVEVPDQRLDNLAKIFNSKKTIYTTIEFVDIAGLIAGASKGEGLGNAFLANIRETDAICEVIRCFDSKEITHVEGSVDPIRDIEIIELELILSDESSIKKRLAKVEPKFKSTKDKDIIFEYTLLKKLETQLSEGKLLNKLEFNEEEKLAIKSFQLLTTKQFIYVANVGEDEVREDNKYVKLVKDYAASCNSQVVKISAKIEEELSELEKEEKDVFLQDAGIETSGLEQLIKAAYSTLGLKTYFTCGPQEARGWQFKEGSTAPQCAGIIHTDFEKGFIKADVYKCEDIFELGDEQSLKNSGKIKLEGKNYIVQDGDVCFFKFNK; encoded by the coding sequence ATGGGATTACAAGTTGGAATAGTGGGTTTACCAAATGTTGGTAAATCAACTTTATTTAATGCAATTACTAACTCAAAAGTTGAGGCAGCTAACTATCCTTTCGCAACTATTGAACCAAATGTTGGAGTTGTAGAGGTTCCAGATCAGAGGTTAGATAATCTTGCAAAGATATTTAATTCAAAAAAAACTATTTATACAACAATAGAGTTTGTTGACATAGCTGGTTTAATTGCAGGAGCAAGTAAGGGTGAAGGTTTAGGTAATGCATTTCTTGCAAATATTAGAGAAACTGATGCTATTTGTGAAGTTATAAGATGTTTTGATTCGAAAGAAATAACTCATGTAGAAGGTAGTGTTGATCCAATAAGAGATATTGAAATAATTGAATTGGAATTAATACTTTCTGATGAATCAAGCATTAAAAAAAGACTTGCAAAAGTTGAACCTAAATTTAAATCAACAAAGGATAAAGATATTATTTTTGAATACACATTATTAAAAAAATTAGAAACTCAACTTAGTGAAGGAAAACTTTTAAATAAATTAGAATTTAATGAAGAAGAGAAATTAGCAATTAAATCTTTTCAACTATTAACAACTAAACAATTTATTTATGTTGCAAACGTTGGTGAAGATGAAGTTAGAGAAGATAATAAATACGTAAAACTTGTAAAAGACTATGCAGCATCTTGTAATTCACAAGTTGTAAAAATTTCTGCAAAAATTGAAGAAGAATTAAGTGAACTTGAAAAAGAAGAAAAGGATGTGTTCCTTCAAGACGCAGGAATTGAAACTTCTGGTTTAGAGCAATTAATAAAAGCTGCCTATTCTACATTAGGATTGAAAACATATTTTACTTGTGGTCCTCAGGAAGCAAGAGGTTGACAATTTAAAGAAGGTTCAACTGCTCCACAATGTGCAGGAATTATTCATACAGATTTTGAAAAAGGTTTTATAAAAGCAGATGTTTATAAATGTGAAGATATATTTGAGCTTGGTGATGAACAATCTTTAAAAAATAGTGGAAAAATTAAACTTGAAGGAAAAAACTATATTGTTCAAGATGGAGATGTTTGCTTCTTTAAATTTAATAAATAA
- a CDS encoding APC family permease encodes MIKVNKINKAKNKTFEFLTIFSMVFGIVVGSGIYLKNRTEPGGVLHEAGQNPWLALTVWMFIGVLCSMIMLTFIEAASATEKDGHSTAQSWANKFINRRTASLFSIMYICMYLPILAGLGALFTVKTIFDGINEFYIITNGVNLVNKIGKVEWMSLELFISTLVLVGFSLMNIYTHKPSKLIQSIFTIIKFLPLITIVIGGFTLFLTNSNSNNSFNPEEPYDNWSMNSFFATMIPILFAFDGFIYAATLQKDCEHKQVVAPAMMSAIIAVTAFYIIITVSIFFGASDGNVFKLFDNLFQKEPWIALLFKLIIACTILTTVNGYTTLIPKTVHSAVEENFIYKKNHTTEIGYIKSGFIGMIITLTIYVLFLIISIPLGWNDSSGEINYFIVANYSSNTTVMFGFLAYLIIMIYVLHNRRTKKVEVRKAKGGFAIGIISTSILSIILVYAYFDFLINKFKSGKIENMIDPIILIFFAIVLLIAWIINEVLISKQDIENNDFALRILPRNWFKYNKELEIEKFKSRN; translated from the coding sequence ATGATAAAAGTTAATAAAATTAACAAAGCTAAAAACAAAACATTTGAATTTTTAACAATTTTTTCAATGGTATTTGGAATTGTTGTTGGTAGTGGAATTTATTTAAAAAATAGAACTGAACCTGGTGGTGTTTTACATGAAGCAGGACAAAATCCTTGATTGGCATTAACAGTCTGAATGTTTATTGGAGTTCTTTGTTCAATGATTATGTTAACTTTTATTGAAGCTGCTTCAGCAACAGAAAAAGATGGACACTCAACTGCTCAAAGTTGAGCAAACAAATTTATAAATAGGAGAACAGCTTCTTTATTTTCAATTATGTATATTTGTATGTACCTTCCAATTCTTGCAGGACTTGGTGCTTTATTTACAGTTAAAACTATATTTGATGGTATAAACGAATTTTACATTATTACTAATGGTGTAAATCTAGTTAATAAAATTGGAAAAGTGGAATGAATGTCTTTGGAATTATTCATTTCAACACTTGTTTTAGTTGGATTTTCACTTATGAATATTTATACACATAAGCCAAGTAAATTAATTCAAAGTATATTTACTATTATTAAATTTCTACCTTTAATTACAATTGTTATTGGAGGGTTCACATTATTTTTGACAAATTCAAATTCTAATAATTCATTTAATCCTGAGGAACCATATGATAATTGATCTATGAATAGTTTTTTTGCAACAATGATACCAATATTATTTGCATTTGATGGTTTTATCTATGCTGCAACATTACAAAAAGATTGTGAACACAAGCAAGTTGTTGCACCAGCAATGATGAGTGCAATAATTGCAGTTACAGCATTTTATATAATAATAACAGTCTCAATATTCTTTGGTGCGTCAGATGGGAATGTGTTTAAACTTTTTGATAATCTATTTCAAAAAGAACCTTGAATTGCATTATTGTTCAAATTAATTATTGCATGTACTATATTAACAACTGTAAATGGTTATACAACATTAATTCCAAAAACAGTTCATTCAGCTGTTGAAGAAAATTTTATTTATAAAAAGAATCATACTACTGAAATTGGTTACATTAAATCAGGTTTTATTGGAATGATAATAACATTAACAATTTATGTTTTATTTTTGATTATTTCAATCCCATTAGGTTGAAATGATAGTTCAGGAGAAATAAATTACTTTATTGTTGCTAATTATTCCTCAAATACTACAGTTATGTTTGGTTTCTTAGCTTATTTAATTATCATGATATATGTTTTACATAACAGAAGAACAAAAAAAGTCGAGGTTAGAAAAGCAAAAGGTGGTTTTGCAATTGGAATAATAAGCACGTCTATATTATCAATAATTTTGGTTTATGCTTATTTTGATTTTTTAATTAATAAATTTAAATCAGGTAAAATAGAAAATATGATTGATCCAATAATACTAATCTTTTTTGCAATTGTTTTATTAATTGCTTGAATTATTAATGAAGTACTTATTTCTAAACAAGACATTGAAAATAATGATTTTGCATTACGAATATTACCAAGAAATTGATTTAAATATAATAAAGAATTAGAAATAGAAAAATTTAAAAGCAGAAACTAA
- a CDS encoding DUF951 family protein: MTINIDDKIYLKKNHPSKTAYWIVVRTGTIFKLRSNLDENLILEFTKDKLIKIIKKIESRK; the protein is encoded by the coding sequence ATGACGATTAATATCGATGATAAAATTTATTTAAAGAAGAATCACCCAAGCAAAACTGCTTATTGAATAGTTGTTAGAACAGGAACAATATTTAAATTGAGATCCAATTTGGATGAAAATTTAATTTTGGAGTTCACAAAAGATAAACTTATTAAAATAATAAAAAAAATAGAAAGTAGAAAATAA
- a CDS encoding ParA family protein, which translates to MAKIISVSNQKGGVGKTTTSVNLACGLALANKRVLLIDMDPQFNATTGVGFEIDSNTLSMYHVFVGEKTLSEIIIKDIKPNIDLAPSSIDVAAVDLILLEQKTNNQNVLRDEIKGLGDQYDFVIIDCPPSLGLINRNGLAISDTVLIPIQAEHYAMHGVAQLLRTIKKVKETLNPDLTIEGVLVTMFDSRTRLAHDVLEEIMKTFGPKVYKSVIPRNIKISESSIEGKSIYEYDKNGAGSIAYIEFVKEVLKENGQN; encoded by the coding sequence ATGGCAAAAATAATTTCAGTTTCAAATCAAAAAGGCGGAGTAGGTAAAACAACTACTTCAGTAAACTTAGCATGTGGTCTTGCTCTTGCAAATAAGAGGGTTCTACTTATAGATATGGACCCACAATTTAATGCAACTACAGGTGTTGGTTTTGAAATAGATAGTAATACTTTAAGTATGTACCATGTCTTTGTAGGAGAAAAAACTTTATCAGAAATAATAATAAAAGATATTAAACCTAATATTGATTTGGCACCAAGTTCAATAGATGTAGCTGCAGTTGATTTAATTTTATTAGAACAAAAAACAAACAATCAAAATGTTTTAAGAGATGAAATTAAAGGACTTGGTGATCAATATGATTTTGTTATAATTGATTGTCCACCAAGTTTAGGGTTAATTAATAGAAATGGTTTAGCAATATCTGATACTGTTTTAATACCAATTCAAGCAGAACATTATGCTATGCACGGGGTTGCTCAACTTTTAAGAACAATAAAAAAAGTCAAAGAAACGTTGAATCCAGATTTAACAATTGAAGGAGTACTTGTAACAATGTTTGATTCACGTACAAGATTAGCACATGATGTTTTAGAAGAAATCATGAAGACATTTGGTCCAAAAGTTTATAAATCTGTTATTCCAAGAAATATAAAAATTTCTGAATCTTCAATAGAAGGTAAATCAATTTATGAATATGATAAAAATGGAGCAGGTTCAATTGCTTACATTGAATTTGTAAAAGAGGTATTAAAAGAAAATGGCCAAAACTAA